The Alnus glutinosa chromosome 7, dhAlnGlut1.1, whole genome shotgun sequence genome includes a region encoding these proteins:
- the LOC133874030 gene encoding acyl-coenzyme A oxidase 4, peroxisomal translates to MTIFSSTKQDDLDGNARTSYFNLPPLDVSIAFPQATPASIFPPCASDYYHFDDLLTLEEQTIRMKVRECMEKEIAPIMTEYWEKAKFPFHVIPKLGALHIAGGTIKGYGCPGHSITGAAVATAEVARVDASCSTFILVHSSLAMLTIALCGSEAQKEKYLPSLAQLNTVGCWALTEPEYGSDASALKTTATKVEGGWVLEGQKRWIGNSTFADLLVIFARNTTSNQINGFIVKKDAPGLTATKIENKIGLRMVQNGDILLKRVFVGDEDRLPGVDSFQDTSKILAVSRIMVAWQPIGISMGIYDMCHRYLKERKQFGAPLAAFQINQQKLVQMLGNVQAMVLVGWRLCKLYENGKMTPGQASLGKSWITLKARETAAIGRELLGGNGILADFLVGKAFCDLEPIYTYEGTYDINSLVTGREITGFASFRPAAMSKRSRL, encoded by the exons CTTCGGACTATTACCATTTTGATGATCTATTGACTCTTGAGGAGCAGACTATCAGGATGAAAGTAAGAGAGTGTATGGAAAAAGAAATAGCTCCAATAATGACTGAG tATTGGGAGAAGGCCAAGTTTCCATTTCATGTTATTCCAAAACTTGGTGCGCTGCATATTGCTGGTGGCACAATCAAG GGTTATGGGTGTCCTGGTCACTCCATTACTGGAGCCGCTGTTGCTACAGCAGAAGTTGCTAGAGTTGATGCAAGCTGTTCTACTTTCATATTGGTGCATTCATCTCTGGCAATGCTCACTATTG CATTATGTGGATCGGAGGCACAGAAGGAAAAATATTTACCATCTTTGGCACAATTAAACACTGTAGGGTGTTGG GCCTTGACCGAGCCTGAATATGGAAGTGATGCAAGCGCTTTGAAAACGACAGCAACAAAG GTGGAAGGAGGTTGGGTACTTGAGGGCCAAAAGCGCTGGATTGGAAACAGTACCTTTGCAGatttgttggttatttttgcaagGAATACCACTTCAAATCAGATAAATGG ATTTATAGTAAAGAAGGATGCCCCTGGATTAACAgctacaaaaatagaaaataaaatcgGCCTGAGGATGGTTCAAAATGGAGATATTCTCTTAAAGAGAGTTTTTGTTGGCGATGAGGACAGGTTACCTGGCGTCGATTCTTTCCAGGATACAAGCAAG ATTCTCGCTGTTTCGCGTATAATGGTTGCCTGGCAACCGATTGGCATATCAATGGGCATCTATGATATGTGTCACAG GTATCTGAAGGAGAGGAAACAGTTTGGAGCACCACTAGCAGCATTCCAAATCAATCAACAGAAACTTGTTCAAATGCTGGGTAATGTTCAAGCAATGGTTCTTGTTGGTTGGCGCCTCTGTAAGTTATACGAGAACGGTAAAATGACTCCAGGCCAAGCTAGCTTGGGAAAG TCATGGATCACCTTGAAGGCAAGAGAAACTGCTGCTATTGGGCGGGAGTTACTTGGTGGCAATGGAATTTTGGCTGATTTTTTAGTTGGAAAG GCATTTTGCGATTTGGAACCTATCTACACTTACGAAGGCACCTATGACATCAACAGCTTGGTCACAGGTAGGGAAATCACTGGTTTTGCCAGCTTCAGGCCAGCTGCAATGAGCAAACGAAGCCGTCTGTAG
- the LOC133874141 gene encoding transcription factor RSL2-like yields MESLGHGAFPDGEWESFSKMFSAEELDFTPQFLGQPSFLLEHDHHEGLNYDPRAPSTFCPTSEATDSLLYSLGNINSNLQYISQERSNGSNCSSSFFIADPCSHDNYYFGDAKHIPVANHDVCVMDEKNIGSFFPAFPDIVMGETVCINEDHMSPHEASPEAIANIPGNELLLKRKFDVSEYHTKEEDKTNCNQSSENTKKKPRVSRNVQKSTKKNVKSKKNQKLSQEEESNAGSDVQSSSGCSSDDDNASQETNGGEPSESKDSAALNLSGKMRASRGSATDPQSLYARKRRERINERLRILQGLVPNGTKVDISTMLEEAVHYVKFLQLQIKLLSSDDMWMYAPIAYNGMDIGLISQKISPPL; encoded by the exons ATGGAGTCTCTTGGCCATGGAGCTTTTCCTGATGGAGAATGGGAGTCCTTTAGCAAGATGTTCTCGGCCGAAGAGCTTGATTTCACACCACAATTTCTTGGTCAGCCTTCATTTCTTCTGGAGCATGATCATCATGAGGGCTTGAATTACGACCCTCGAGCCCCATCAACTTTTTGCCCAACTTCTGAAGCTACCGATAGTTTACTTTATTCTTTAGGGAATATCAACTCTAATCTTCAATATATTTCTCAAGAAAGAAGCAATGGTAGTAATTGTAGTAGCAGCTTCTTTATTGCTGATCCCTGCAGCCATGACAACTACTACTTCGGCGATGCTAAGCATATTCCAGTAGCAAATCATGATGTTTGTGTGATGGATGAGAAAAATATTGGCTCTTTTTTTCCGGCGTTTCCCGACATTGTAATGGGTGAGACGGTCTGTATCAATGAAGATCATATGAGTCCTCATGAGGCGTCGCCAGAAGCCATTGCTAATATTCCCGGCAACGAGTTGCTGCTGAAAAGAAAGTTTGATGTGTCCGAGTATCacacaaaagaagaagacaaaactaACTGCAATCAGTCATCCGAGAATACGAAGAAGAAACCTCGGGTTTCAAGAAAT GTACAAAAGAGTACTAAGAAAAATGTGAAGTCAAAAAAGAACCAGAAGCTCAGTCAGGAAGAAGAGAGTAATGCCGGAAGTGATGTACAGAGCTCTAGTGGTTGCAGCTCCGATGATGATAATGCTTCCCAGGAGACTAATGGAGGAGAACCTTCAGAGTCCAAAGATTCTGCAGCTCTTAACTTGAGTGGGAAAATGAGAGCCAGTAGGGGATCAGCAACCGATCCGCAAAGCCTTTATGCAAGA AAAAGAAGGGAAAGGATAAACGAGAGATTGAGAATCTTACAGGGTCTAGTCCCTAATGGAACAAAG GTTGATATCAGCACAATGCTTGAAGAGGCAGTCCATTATGTGAAGTTTTTGCAGCTCCAAATCAAG CTTTTAAGCTCCGATGATATGTGGATGTATGCTCCCATCGCTTACAATGGAATGGATATTGGTCTGATCAGCCAGAAGATTTCTCCACCTCTATGA